The Rheinheimera mangrovi genome contains the following window.
GATTTGCATATGCCCGGCAACTGCGGTTTTTTGGGGCTGATTCAACTGCGCAAGCAGTACCCGACCCTGCCTATAGTGGTGATATCAGCCAGTGACGACGTCGACGTGATTAAACGCGTCATGGCGTTTGGCGCTTCAGCCTTTATTCCAAAATCGTCGCATCCGGCAGAAATTGGTAAAGCCTTAAGTGCAGTGATAGATGGTGAGCTTTGGGTGCCGCCTGCGATCCGCAGCCAGGTGATAAATCAACAGCAGCACCAACCCGATTTAGATCTCGCCAGTAAAGTCGCTGAACTGACACCGCAGCAATACAAAGTCTTGTTTTATTTGACTGAGGGTTGGTTAAACAAACAAATTGCTTATGACTTACATATTTCCGAAGCAACGGTAAAGGCTCATATCACTGCTATTTTCCGCAAATTGGGAGTCACCAATAGGACACAGGTTGTGATTCAAGCCCAGCGCTTGCAGCTGGAAGCTCCGGCAGACAAAACGCTGGTCGCCAACTAATCAGAACAACAGGCCTGATTACTCAGGCTTGTCAGATTTTTGGGGCTGTTGAAACTCATCGATAAAGATTTGCCAGAACACTAAAAATAGCGCGGCAACCATAGGCCCTAATACAAAACCATTAATGCCCATCAAGGTAATGCCACCTAAAGTAGAAAACAGCACCAGATAATCCGGTAACTTGGTATCACGGCCCACCAATAACGGCCGCAATATATTGTCTGCTAAACCAATCACCAGAGCACCATAAGCCACAAGAATAGTCGCAATCACCCAATCGCCTGTCGCATACCAATACAAGGACACAGGTAGCCAAACCAATGCAGCGCCTACAGCAGGTAATAAGGACAAAAATGCCATCACCACGCCCCATAAAATAGGCGCAGGTAAACCCAGTAACCAGAAAATAAAGCCGCCCAAAGCCCCTTGTACTACCGCAACTACCAAATTACCTTTAATGGTCGCCCGGGTAACTTCAGCAAATTTGGCAAAAAGTATCCGTTCACGCTGATCGCCCAGAGGCAAAGCCTTGATCATTAACTCGACTAAACGAGGGCCTTCACGTAATAAGAAAAAGGTTAGGTAGAGCATCAGACATAAGCTGAGAATAAAGCCAAAGGTATTTTGTCCAATCGACAACGCTTCTTTGGCCAATAAACGACTGGCCTCAACAGCACCAGACGACAATTTTTCACGTAATCCATCCGTTTGAATACCGAAGCGACTTAAAAACTCAGTCACCACAGGAAAGGCTTGTCGTATGGCTTCGATGAAACCATCCGGATTAATTTCACCTTTTTCTATTTTGTCGTAAAAAGCTATACCTTCCTGAATAAAAGCCGCGCCAATGGCCAACACGGGTAATATCACTATCAGCACACAGAGCAATAAAGTTAACAAAGCAGCTCTGTTGGGTTTATTGCCAATACGGCGCTTAATTGTGGTATGAACCGGATAAAAAATGACGGTGATGGCACAAGCCCAGAAAATACAGCCCCAAAAAGGTTCCAGTACAAAACCAAAAGCCAGGGTGACAATAATCAACATGGCTAAAAAAACACGCTCTTCCAACTTGGCCAGCATTCAGCTCTCCTTTGCTCAGAATTTTAATCGTTGAGGCATTTAACCACAGCGAAGGCGAAGCGCCTAGAATATGCGTTACGAACGCTGATTTTTTAAATGGTTAATACCTGCCCGAAGTGCCGCAGGTTTAATTGGCTTAGCTAAAAACAGTAAACCAGCCGCTTTAGCTCTCTGGGCTAAATCAGGTTCTGGAGCTGCCGACACTAAAATACCTGGCACATTGCCCCAATACTGTTGCAATTGCTGATACAGCTCTAAACCATTGAGCCCTTGCCCCAACTGATAATCCAGAATGAGTAAATCAGGCTTGCTCATAGTCTCAGCATGCTGCAGCAACTGTTCAGCGTACACATAACTGTTCACCTCCCCTAGTTGCCACTGCTGCAATAACACCCGAAGCGCAGCAAGATTGGAGCTGTCATCATCCACACAAAGCACCTGCCATTGCGGCAACGCAGTACTCTGATTCTCCAGCATCGCTTTTTGCTCATCCACAGATCGCTCAGCTGCAAGAGGCAAATACAAACTAAACACAGTGCCTTTGCCAACCACAGAACGGACCTCAAGCTGATGTCCCAGCAAACGAGCCATACGCTGCACGACGGCCAAACCTAGACCAACCCCTTGCTGACCGCGGGCTGTGCTGTCAACCCGATAAAAATCGTCAAAAATACGTTTAAGCTCATGCTCTGCCACGCCGGGTCCGGTATCCCAAACCTGCATCAACAACCGATCGCTTCTCTTACGACAGGACACAAGCACCTGACCGGCAGGCGTGTATTTAATCGCATTACTTAAAATATTCTGCAGAATACGCCGCAGATAAGTGCCGTCCGTTTGCACTTGCCAGTCGCCGAAGTGAGTGCGAAGTCTGAGCTGTTTTTGCTCTGCCAACAATCTGAACTCATCAGTTAACGGCTGTAAAATAGCAGTGACCGATAGTGCCTGAGTTTTCGGCTGCAACCGGCCGTCATCCAGACGGGCAATATCCAACAAAGTAGCAATCAGCTCTTCAGTGGCTTTGAGGGAATTATCTAACTGATGAATAATCCTTTGCTGATCCGTCCCTGCATCCGCTCCCTGTAAAGCGGCAGTGAAAAGCCGGGCTGCATTAAGTGGTTGCAAAATATCGTGACTGGCAAGTGCCAAAAAGCGTGTCTTGGACGCGTTGGCGGCCTCTGCTTCTGCTTTTGCTTGCAGTAGTTGCAATTCAGTTGTACTGCGTCGTTCAACCTCCTCCACCAACTCCTGATTCATTTCACTTATTCTGTGAGTGCGCTCCTGCACCCGCTGTTCCAGATGTTGTTTGGCTTCCGCCAGTTGCTGCACTGCGCGCACATGTTCAGTAATATCGGTAAAACTGGTAACAAAACCTCCACCCGGAATTGGATTACCGCGCATTTCTATCACTGTGCCATCCGGCCTGACCCGCTGAAAAACATGAGAGGTGCCATTTTGCATATGGGTAATACGTTTCGCGACATGCTCTTCAGGCGCCCCTTCGCCAAAAAGACCACGTTCCGCATTAAAGCGCACAATATCAGCAACAGGACGACCAATACGGATCATACCATCAGGGTAATCAAACATTTGCAGATAGGCTTTATTCCAGGCCACCAGTTTTAAATCACGGTCTACAACACTGACGCCCTGACTTAAATGCTCAAGGGTTGAAAACAAAATTTTACGGGAAAATTGAATGGCCTGAGTGGTATCGTCAAACAAGGTGACGACATCCTCAAGCTCCAACTGCCGGCCTTCAGTTGCTGCACTGACCACAGCCAAAGCAGAGGCTGCACCTATTACACCGGCGAGCTCTCGTTCAACAAAAGCAATAAGCTCTGGTCCTGCAATACTGTCCTGTGAGTCCAAATCAGGGAAACGACGTTGAAACTCAGCCATGGCTTCATTACAGCGCTGCGCACCAATAAAACGTTCCAACAGCATAGTAATGTCTGTTCGCCGAACTCTGACACGGCGCACTGGCGCCTCTTTGGGTTCAAGTGGCAAAGTGGGTTTTACAAAGGCTGCGGCCTGCAAACGATCTTTTAAATTTACCTTGACCAACAAGGAGAACAGCAAATAACAGCTCAGATTTAATCCTAAAGACCAGATCACACCATGACTTAAGGTATCCAGCTGCAGACCAAACAGAGATGTTGGTTTTAAGGCTTCAATGCCAAACAACCCCTGCTGCAATAGGGTTTGATCCAGCACGCCTACAGCAGCCAGCTGTGGCACCATCAGGCAAAAAAACCACAACATAAAACCAACAGCCACACCAGCATAAACACCAAAAGCATTGCCATGACGCCAATACAAGCCCCCCACTACCGCAGGCGCCAGCTGAATAGCCAAAGCAAAAGCTAATAAACCTGTTTCAGCCAGTTCATAATTGCGCGCGAACAATGCGTAATAACCATAAGAGAGCAGCATCACGGCTATAATCATGGTGCGGCGCACTAATAAAATCAGACCACTATAGTCTTTAATGCGCTGACCATGGCCTGGGCGGCGCAAAATGGCCGGCATCACCACGTCATTACTGATCATGGTACTTAGCGCCAGTGTAGAAATAATAATCATAGAAGTCGCAGCAGAAAATCCGCCAATAAACACCAGCACACTTAAGGTATGCCAACCGGACTTTTCCGGAATTAACAATACAAAACTATCCGCCAGATGCTCCTGCCCCGGAAATAAGTGCATGCCAGCCAAAGCTATAGGGATCACGACCAGCGTCACTAACAACAAATAACTGCTGTACCAGCGTTTAGCATGGCGTAAATGTCGGTGATCGACGTTCTCTACAAAAGCGACATGAAACTGGCGGGGAAGCAAAAAAATAGCTGTCATCGCCAGTACCGTTTTGATGGTAAAAGAAAACCAGCTGTTGTGATCTGTACTGTATTGCAGGTGACTGGCATGTTCCGCAAACTGTATGACGCCGATAGTGTCAGGCAACAACAGCCAGTAAGTCATAAAAGCCAGACACAGCAAAGCAAATAACTTCACTACAGATTCAAAGGCAATAGCCACCATTACACCGCGGTTTTGCTCAGTCAGCTGTACTTTACGGGTTCCAAACAAAATAGCGAACACGGTCATCGCCATAGCGCTGAACCAGGCCGTGTCCTGCCACCAGGGTAATGAGTGATCAGATAAATCATGGCCAAGCAATACCTGATAGGAACTGGCAACAGCTTTTAATTGCAACGCTATGTATGGGATCACCACCACCAGGCACAATAACGCCGTGACTAAGGCAATATTCTTACGTTTGCCATAACGAGCACTGATAAAGTCAGTAATAGAGGCCACGTTTTGTTTTTTTGCCACATACAACAACTTAAACAAAAAGGGCTGAGCAAACAGAAAGACTAAAATTGGCCCAAGGTAAATCGGTATATAATCCCAGCCTTGTGTAACCGCAGTTCCTACCGCACCATAATAAGTCCAGGATGTACAATACACAGCCAAAGCCAGGCTATATAACAAGCCACCATACTTTCGTAGTAGTTGATCACCGGCATGGCGTTCACCCCAGTTGGCAATAAAAAACAGTAAACCTACATACAACAAGGCCAATAAGGCGACTATCCAGGCTGACAAAGCATGCTCCCCTCTGATTTCTGACGTTACTTTTGGCATAAAGCTGCAGAAAGTCAATGATCTGGCTTTTGGGGTTCGACTAAAGTCGGGCTATCGCTTCCCACTCCTGCTGCTAGATTAAGCATGCAAGTCAACAGAATTTCTATAACAACCACAAAAAACAACAAGAGGAAGACAACGATGGCATTTCAAAGCAATGAATTAGCCAAAGCGTATTGGCGGGAGAACATCTCGCTGATGCTCAAACTGCTGGCGGTCTGGTTTGCAGTATCTTTCGCAGCCGGAATTTTATTTGTAGACCAACTGAATATGGTGCAGTTTTTTGGCTTTAAGCTCGGATTCTGGTTCGCGCAACAAGGCTCTATCTACACCTTCGTTCTGCTGATCTTTGTTTACGTCATCAAGATGAATGCACTTGATCGTAAATACGACGTCCACGAAGATTAAGGGGTAGATAATGGACTTACAGACGTTAACTTATATCGTAGTCGGTGCAACCTTTGCGTTGTATATCGGCATTGCTATTTGGGCCCGGGCGGGTTCAACGCAAGAGTTCTATGTGGCAGGTGGCGGTGTATCGCCTTTAGCCAATGGTATGGCAACTGCCGCTGACTGGATGTCAGCCGCGTCATTTATCTCAATGGCCGGCTTAATTTCTTTTATGGGGTATGACGGTTCTGTCTACCTGATGGGTTGGACTGGTGGTTATGTGCTGCTGGCCTTATGTTTGGCTCCCTACCTGCGTAAGTTTGGTAAATTTACTGTGCCTGACTTTATCGGTGACCGTTATTACTCTCAAACAGCACGCACAGTGGCCGTTGTTTGCGCCATTTTGATTTCCTTCACTTATGTGGCAGGTCAGATGCGTGGTGTAGGTGTGGTGTTCTCCCGTTTCCTTGAAGTAGATATCACCACAGGTGTAATCATTGGTATGGCTGTGGTATTTTTCTATGCAGTACTAGGCGGTATGAAAGGTATTACCTACACCCAAGTTGCTCAGTATTGTGTGCTGATTTTCGCCTACATGGTGCCAGCAATCTTCATCTCTATCATGATCACAGGCCACGTGTTACCACAGACTGGCCTCGGTGCCACCTTACTGGATGGTTCAGGACTGCACCTGCTGGAGCGCTTGGACGGACTGTCAGCTGAGTTAGGTTTTGCCGCTTATACCGAAGGAACTAAATCCACAGCTGACATCTTTGCTATTACTGCAGCCTTAATGGTAGGTACTGCAGGTTTACCTCACGTTATTGTACGTTTCTTCACAGTACCACGGGTAAAAGATGCTCGAATCTCTGCAGGATGGGCCTTAGTATTTATCATGATTCTGTACACAACAGCTCCTGCTATCGGTGCTTTTGCCCGTTACAACATGATTGATACCATCAACGGTCCTGACGCTCAGGGAACATTAGTAACTGAAGCTCCAACCTGGATCAAAAACTGGGAAAAAACGGGTCTGATTAAACACGAAGATAAGAATGGCGATGGTCGTATGTTCTACTCAGGTGATGAGCGCAACGAAATGACGATTGACCGTGACATCATGGTGTTGGCAAACCCGGAAATAGCTCAGTTACCGGATTGGGTTATTGCATTGGTAGCCGCTGGTGGTATTGCCGCAGCGTTGTCCACAGCAGCCGGCTTGTTACTGGTGATCTCAACATCTATTTCGCACGATTTACTCAAACGAAATCTGATGCCCAGAATTACCGATAAACAGGAATTACTGGCTGCCCGATTAGCCGCAGCTGTAGCCATCATTGTAGCTGGTTACTTAGGCATTAACCCACCAGGCTTTGTGGCGGAGGTGGTGGCATTTGCCTTCGGCTTAGCCGCGGCGAGTTTCTTCCCGGCCATTATTCTTGGTATTTTCTACAAGAAAATGAACAAGGAAGGTGCTATCGCCGGTATGCTGGCAGGTGTGATATTCACTGTGGGTTATATCCTGTACTTCAAAGGTATTTTTATCACCCCCTTTGCTGAAAACAAACCTCAAAACTGGTTGTTTGGTATCTCCCCTGAGGGTATAGGTACCGTAGGTATGGTCGTAAACTTTGTAGTTGCCTATGCGGTAAGCAAATTTACCAAAGAAGTACCACAAGATGTCCAGGACATCGTAGAACAAATCCGCTATCCAAAAGGTGCAGGTGAAGCTCAGGTTCACTAACGCCACTTAGTTGTAATGAGTAAGGCGTGGTGACACGCCTTACTATTTTCTAGTCAGGAAGGTTGTATGCAAGTTCAGGAAGTTGTTACTTTTTTGCAGCAAACGCCACCCTTTGATGATCTGGCACCGCACGTCCTTGAAACCCTGAGCAGAGAATTATCTGTGTTGTATCTTGCCACTGGCGAAGCACTACAACCAGAACCCCAATTAATGCTAGTGCGTTCGGGCTTGTTTGCGCTGCATACCGAACAACAACGTCTGACTCATTTACAAAGTGGCGACTTTTATGGCTATCAGTTATTGCTGACAGGCCTGGCTGACCCAGATACCATTCGCTGTGAAGAAGATGGGCTGGTGTATTTTTTACCCCAAAACAGCTTTGATAAATTACGTCACCAGTACAAGAATTTTGATTTATTTTTCCAACGCTTATTTAGTCGCCGCTTGCATCTGTATCAAAGCAGTCAGCAGCAAAGCACTTCCACCTTAAAAGTTTCTGATTTAGTCACCAGACGAAAAGTATCGATTGAATGCTCAAACACAGTGCAGCAAGCCGCTTTGTTGATGACAGAGCAACGGGTTTCCTGTCTATTAATTGAGCAAGATGACAAACTGGTGGGCATACTGACTGACCGGGACTTACGCAGCCGTGTATTGGCGAAAAATTTATCTGCCACCACCACAGTCAAAGAAGTGATGACAAAAACACCACAAAGCATCGAAGCAGACCACTTTGCTTTTGAAGCCATACAGCAGATGAGTCAATACAATATTCACCACTTACCCGTTGAGCAGGATGGTAAAGCCATAGGTGTATTAACCACCACAGACTTAATCCGCAGCCAACAGGAACATCCGGTTTTTCTGATCAGTCACATTCACCGTCAGCATAAAGCCGAAGGCCTCAATGCCATTACTCCACAAGTACAGCAACTTGCTATACAACTGGCTGAGCAACACATTCCTTCTTATGAAGTCAGTAGCGTGCTTACCAGCATTATGGACGCTTTAGCACAGAGCTGGTTACACATAGCAGAACAACAATTGGGCCCTGCCCCTTGTGTCTACAGTTGGTTGGTGTTTGGCTCTCAAGCCAGACGAGATATGTTACCCAGTGCCGATCAGGACAATGCTCTGTTGCTGGAAAAAGAGCCTGTTGGAGCAGTCGCCGATTATTTTTCCGCGCTTTCAGATATTGT
Protein-coding sequences here:
- a CDS encoding response regulator transcription factor, with translation MAKLIVADDHPLFRNALIHAISNTFVTKATIETDSFEATCEALLEHPDADLLLLDLHMPGNCGFLGLIQLRKQYPTLPIVVISASDDVDVIKRVMAFGASAFIPKSSHPAEIGKALSAVIDGELWVPPAIRSQVINQQQHQPDLDLASKVAELTPQQYKVLFYLTEGWLNKQIAYDLHISEATVKAHITAIFRKLGVTNRTQVVIQAQRLQLEAPADKTLVAN
- a CDS encoding AI-2E family transporter: MLAKLEERVFLAMLIIVTLAFGFVLEPFWGCIFWACAITVIFYPVHTTIKRRIGNKPNRAALLTLLLCVLIVILPVLAIGAAFIQEGIAFYDKIEKGEINPDGFIEAIRQAFPVVTEFLSRFGIQTDGLREKLSSGAVEASRLLAKEALSIGQNTFGFILSLCLMLYLTFFLLREGPRLVELMIKALPLGDQRERILFAKFAEVTRATIKGNLVVAVVQGALGGFIFWLLGLPAPILWGVVMAFLSLLPAVGAALVWLPVSLYWYATGDWVIATILVAYGALVIGLADNILRPLLVGRDTKLPDYLVLFSTLGGITLMGINGFVLGPMVAALFLVFWQIFIDEFQQPQKSDKPE
- a CDS encoding hybrid sensor histidine kinase/response regulator, with amino-acid sequence MPKVTSEIRGEHALSAWIVALLALLYVGLLFFIANWGERHAGDQLLRKYGGLLYSLALAVYCTSWTYYGAVGTAVTQGWDYIPIYLGPILVFLFAQPFLFKLLYVAKKQNVASITDFISARYGKRKNIALVTALLCLVVVIPYIALQLKAVASSYQVLLGHDLSDHSLPWWQDTAWFSAMAMTVFAILFGTRKVQLTEQNRGVMVAIAFESVVKLFALLCLAFMTYWLLLPDTIGVIQFAEHASHLQYSTDHNSWFSFTIKTVLAMTAIFLLPRQFHVAFVENVDHRHLRHAKRWYSSYLLLVTLVVIPIALAGMHLFPGQEHLADSFVLLIPEKSGWHTLSVLVFIGGFSAATSMIIISTLALSTMISNDVVMPAILRRPGHGQRIKDYSGLILLVRRTMIIAVMLLSYGYYALFARNYELAETGLLAFALAIQLAPAVVGGLYWRHGNAFGVYAGVAVGFMLWFFCLMVPQLAAVGVLDQTLLQQGLFGIEALKPTSLFGLQLDTLSHGVIWSLGLNLSCYLLFSLLVKVNLKDRLQAAAFVKPTLPLEPKEAPVRRVRVRRTDITMLLERFIGAQRCNEAMAEFQRRFPDLDSQDSIAGPELIAFVERELAGVIGAASALAVVSAATEGRQLELEDVVTLFDDTTQAIQFSRKILFSTLEHLSQGVSVVDRDLKLVAWNKAYLQMFDYPDGMIRIGRPVADIVRFNAERGLFGEGAPEEHVAKRITHMQNGTSHVFQRVRPDGTVIEMRGNPIPGGGFVTSFTDITEHVRAVQQLAEAKQHLEQRVQERTHRISEMNQELVEEVERRSTTELQLLQAKAEAEAANASKTRFLALASHDILQPLNAARLFTAALQGADAGTDQQRIIHQLDNSLKATEELIATLLDIARLDDGRLQPKTQALSVTAILQPLTDEFRLLAEQKQLRLRTHFGDWQVQTDGTYLRRILQNILSNAIKYTPAGQVLVSCRKRSDRLLMQVWDTGPGVAEHELKRIFDDFYRVDSTARGQQGVGLGLAVVQRMARLLGHQLEVRSVVGKGTVFSLYLPLAAERSVDEQKAMLENQSTALPQWQVLCVDDDSSNLAALRVLLQQWQLGEVNSYVYAEQLLQHAETMSKPDLLILDYQLGQGLNGLELYQQLQQYWGNVPGILVSAAPEPDLAQRAKAAGLLFLAKPIKPAALRAGINHLKNQRS
- a CDS encoding DUF4212 domain-containing protein, with protein sequence MAFQSNELAKAYWRENISLMLKLLAVWFAVSFAAGILFVDQLNMVQFFGFKLGFWFAQQGSIYTFVLLIFVYVIKMNALDRKYDVHED
- a CDS encoding sodium:solute symporter family protein, which gives rise to MDLQTLTYIVVGATFALYIGIAIWARAGSTQEFYVAGGGVSPLANGMATAADWMSAASFISMAGLISFMGYDGSVYLMGWTGGYVLLALCLAPYLRKFGKFTVPDFIGDRYYSQTARTVAVVCAILISFTYVAGQMRGVGVVFSRFLEVDITTGVIIGMAVVFFYAVLGGMKGITYTQVAQYCVLIFAYMVPAIFISIMITGHVLPQTGLGATLLDGSGLHLLERLDGLSAELGFAAYTEGTKSTADIFAITAALMVGTAGLPHVIVRFFTVPRVKDARISAGWALVFIMILYTTAPAIGAFARYNMIDTINGPDAQGTLVTEAPTWIKNWEKTGLIKHEDKNGDGRMFYSGDERNEMTIDRDIMVLANPEIAQLPDWVIALVAAGGIAAALSTAAGLLLVISTSISHDLLKRNLMPRITDKQELLAARLAAAVAIIVAGYLGINPPGFVAEVVAFAFGLAAASFFPAIILGIFYKKMNKEGAIAGMLAGVIFTVGYILYFKGIFITPFAENKPQNWLFGISPEGIGTVGMVVNFVVAYAVSKFTKEVPQDVQDIVEQIRYPKGAGEAQVH
- a CDS encoding putative nucleotidyltransferase substrate binding domain-containing protein, translated to MQVQEVVTFLQQTPPFDDLAPHVLETLSRELSVLYLATGEALQPEPQLMLVRSGLFALHTEQQRLTHLQSGDFYGYQLLLTGLADPDTIRCEEDGLVYFLPQNSFDKLRHQYKNFDLFFQRLFSRRLHLYQSSQQQSTSTLKVSDLVTRRKVSIECSNTVQQAALLMTEQRVSCLLIEQDDKLVGILTDRDLRSRVLAKNLSATTTVKEVMTKTPQSIEADHFAFEAIQQMSQYNIHHLPVEQDGKAIGVLTTTDLIRSQQEHPVFLISHIHRQHKAEGLNAITPQVQQLAIQLAEQHIPSYEVSSVLTSIMDALAQSWLHIAEQQLGPAPCVYSWLVFGSQARRDMLPSADQDNALLLEKEPVGAVADYFSALSDIVCNGLASSGQALCDGHIMASNPELRLSLKGWSGRFAKWLNTPDPKALLSSSIFFDMRLVHGSKGLFNVLHEDVLARCKNNELFLYHLAKNATERQPPLGFFKHFLLEQDGRQRKGLDLKKRGISLITDLVRVYALSAGIQAVNTRERLKLLLQHAVLTQRQQQNLQGAFDVLANLRWQLQSQDLKRGRHLSNLLDPSQLSLLQRHQLKDAFAVISDEQQVLRQRFCREL